The Helianthus annuus cultivar XRQ/B chromosome 15, HanXRQr2.0-SUNRISE, whole genome shotgun sequence genomic sequence aaggatggaatcaaaggtgtggttatcggtaggttttgtgagtatacctacatagttgtgtggagatttgtagcgaatctccggtgtttcagcagccatttgagtggcatctgctgttgtggaagaagatgctggttttgattttgacttcgattttggtttcgtcattttggatgaagaagatcgaagaagtttttggagttatgagagggaaactgttatgagaagagaacttttggaattcaattcaacagtaaaaccctgtttggatttaatcagggttttatttagggaaaaagtgattgctgatgtggcagcggttattttttatctgaaggctaaaaactgaccacgtgtcaaacatctgatggaatggtaaataatggaggacagttgttttgacaactactgatggagtaagtatcagtagttacaacggtaataaaatgaaacagtggatgtatcagtggatgaaacaatgattttaaacatcagcgTTTTTGAAGAgtagaggttgacactttagcagtggacagactttagagagcagatgttatggcacaacagcattttaggaaCAACAGTGGATAAAAACCAATGAGGATCATATGTTTAGCAACTGTTTGTGcggcagtgttttgacttttgacaaattcttttagcacctgtttgttcagatgtagaaaatgatttgttcttgtaaaagcacaatctcttgtctatcatctgttgagtaccagaaatgctattcttaacaatacacattttagatgcataatatcaagattaaattgtcagcagtgattctcagaaattttgttcaaggttttgccatctgtctatttttcagacagtggtttagcatcccagatgatgaagacatttctacttgagctgctcattttgtgtctaattactggaactagaacatgagtatctcagtagtctaagtcaatttgcaatcaatttatgatcagtgGAAACCTAACTTGAGCCTAATATGATCTcgatatgtgtgccatttccttttgattaaatttaaggatagtaattacacacaaaaataaggtaatTACGTCCAGACCAGAtatgaacttttactataaaaaataagtaaaaagatcataatatattttaaaataaataaaatacatctGGTTTTTATTATAGAAGAAAACACCTTAGcaaaaatcaaaggaagtttaaaaaaaaaatcaaaaggatccgacaattttccagtaaattcatgatcatattattctcaagttattttgaccattgtttgggtcattttcttgtcaattgattgtaaatccCTTTTAAGCACAATCACttgagatgccattgttaccagaacaatttctATATTGataaatgcacacagttgcatgatgaccactgatGACCTAACTTTAACCTCAAAAGTGTTTTCTGCTTatgctcttttcttttgatttcaaaagttttgagatagctacactttgagatttgttcattttccctttttaccctttttattcatatgttcagaaatactcactaggagattttattttgaacatactttgtccataatcactttgaagcaatgttttgagaaatctgaccatgtttgagcatgttttatttcagatctcacattacctatgattaggactgttttgacaccttattttctcaatgtgtttttaGACAatgttgatttggtccttttgaaggtactcaacctgcctttgagcacatgagagattttgactaaagttttatttccctcaTTTCTATGTCAGCAGTATACCAGTGTttttagatgaacacaagttttgctgatctgaggaacatactttagtgtttattgaagaacatcacaaatatcgaaacaacaattgaaatcaattttgaaaatcaaacgatcccataatttGTCAGATactttacagatctgaaaactatgagtgacatatgcatgaagacacttgttgtgtgagatttgtgtgtcatatgacatcttgattgatttacagagtttttgactaactattttgaccatgatttactcgttactctgtttttcaactgaatgcaaccaaccttagtatcaatgaattttgagctgaactgttatgtcaaattgattgttagatcgaatctgactgtccaggctctgacaccaattgttaggatcagatggctgtctgtgattgtgtttgtttgcataaaacgaataaatgcagcggaaatgagtagcaaactttgtaaacacaaacaaaggaaagtatagattgattaACAATTGCTTTttattgagtcaaaagatttacataaaagcaaaagattacagtgcaggcttacaatctaaactccccctcagcctgatacaccagagttggttgcacaagatgaaatgATGAATTaaggagaaaaaaaaaactcactcaaaacgatccagtgtaacagtacagagtactgtcatacttataagcaaaccaaactactgatatgcttcagctgacgtcaccatgatagtgacatctaacgacctaacaaactataaatactgttctatacaaactactgttatgtaacatctgataatcactaaaatacaaaacataaggaaactactgcttcacgttccactgttgtagccttagcacagatgttgagtcttcagtgctttcttcaaaggtgatcagtctttgagagggcagtgcttgagtcttcagcagtacttaggatacagcagtagatagagcaacagagtttgtcttcagcagttgttagataatcatcagagtttggtttatcagttgttgtagttgagcagcacttaacatccatcaactgttagataaccactgtcaaggggagagattagagtaaactgctgcttattaagtgtccactgatgggatccggttttggctttacattatctgttcctctgttagggttcaatcccaacaaaaacAAAGGATATGGATAGAATGAATTTGAGGGAATGTAATACCCTATGTAATGGGCGATTCCATTATCTTAACCAACCAAACACATTTTTTTCATTCCCTCATAATAAGCCATTCTATTTCGCCTCTCATTCATACATACCAAACACTacataaataatttttttaattaaaaattgaCCGCTAGACTTGAACCTTGTTCCCACGTATACTTGAACTTTGTTATTGCATAACCCAATCAATTTGATTGGGTATTCACCGTTTATTTTCGGCCTACATGATGTTCCCACCATTCATATGGGCTGGGCTGGGCCAAATCCAAGAACATCTTCTCCACCTACAGTAGCCCATCACTTGGTAGAGTAAACAGAACATCAACAACTCTTTTCATTTCATCATTCTCCCTCTGTAATCGAGGTCGATTCGATCAAATCACCAACCAAATCACCCCCCAATCATGTCATGGTTGGCTCGATCACTCGCCAACTCTCTCCAACTCGACGATCaacaccacaacaacaacaatcatcccACCacctcaaccaccaccaccaccaccaccaaacaacaattcaaccaaaccaatcaACAATCAAACTCTCAAACCCTAACATCAGGAGTTCAAGAAGACCTTTCTGAGTTTACCGAATCCCTCTCCCGCCAAATCTGGGGCGTCGCCTCCTTCCTCgcccctccaccaccaccaccgcctccGCCACCACTACGCCACCGTACTCCCACTGAATCGGATCGGAATCACGGAAATTCCGGCATCGGAGATGCGGATGATGATGATGTATCGGATCTGATATCTCCAATTGACGGTTCAGATTTGTTGAGATTTGAGGATGGAGATGGAGATCGAGATGTGAAGGATTTGGAATGTGTTGGTGTGACGGATGAAGTGTTGGTGTTTGCGACGAATGTAGCGCATCATCCGGAAACGTGGCTGGATTTTCCGTTATCGGAAGAAGAAGATAGTGATGGTAATCTCATTTGTTATGTAGAATTGAGATTTTGAATGCTTGATTTTGCCCTAATTTTGATATGatgataaagctgaacaaaaagGTCATCACATGAAAGGGGAAACCTTTATATCATTGTCAGCTTTTTTTGGTAGATTTATGATTCTGTATATTCTATTCTGTGAAGCTTTAAAAGATGATGAGCCAGTGGTCAAATGTTATGACCAGGTTAAAGTATAAGGAATAGACGACACTGGATCCCGTTGTTAATGTAAAATGTTGCGGGCTGGAGGGTCAACGGACCACCCGAACCCGACGATGCCCTCTAGTCCTCCGCCTAGGTGCCTACACTTTTAGTTAGGGAGCGGTTAAACAAACACTTGACCTCAGTAAAACCGAAGACGTCCTAAAACAACCAAAGAAAGACATCCCAAGAAAACCAACggaaaaccaaacaaacaaaaagCAACCCGAAAATACAACAGGGGGCTAGGCTTTAGAAGTCTCATAAAAGGGTTAATTTGCCATTTATCCAAACATAGTCGTCAATAGCGGTTGCTATGGTGCTATAGCGAATATATAgcgattaaatatagctataaaatagctggatttttggactttgttaaatatacatgtaaaatagcatacatacaagggtattttgatataatatacatataagatttttaattctttttagtgtatcgctatttataaaatagcgtcCACTgtttatcgctattcgctatgtagcacaTAGGTACATTATCGCTATTTGTCACTATTCGCCAATAACAACTATGTATCCAAAATAACATATGCTTTCCTAGCTCTTTGGTCTATCCAGTTTAATTAGATTATGAAGCTATATAGCTGTTTTCTTTTCTATAAGATAGGTTTAGCTGTCATGTAAATTCATTGTTTGTAGATTTATGTCAGTAGTTTAAGTTGCTTGTTATATCTGTTTTATAGATTTTGAAATGTCTGATACTCAATGGAACCATGCAACTTTGGTGGAACATCTTGTACCCAGATTAGCTGCTCTCAGAATTGAACTTTGTCCGATTCACATGAGCGAAAGTTACTTTTGGAAGGTCTACTTTGTTCTACTGCACCCAAGGCTCAGTAAACATGATGCTGATCTTCTATCAACACCCCAAGTAAGTTTAGCCGGTTTTTTCGTTATTCGGTAGCCTATAACTGAACTTGTGGTTCTTTTTAGTCCATACGGAATGTTTTGTTACGAATAGTTTGAACCATTGAGGAATGTAGTTGTTGTAACTGCTAGTAGTTTGGTACAGGCAGATCGTTAAGTTGTTATTAGTAGGTCAGGCTAAGCATTGAAGCTAAGCCTGGCAAAATGGGctggtcgggtcgggtcatgggtcagaACAGGATCGGGTTAGGACGGGTCTTTAAATATATGGGTCAATTTGGTTCTGGTCAGAACGGGTTTTGATCaaaacgggtcgttttagaaaaaacaaaatattagttttttttatttatttcttttaaacGAAAGCTAATCCGTTGACAAAATTAATGAAAAACCTCAATGTACATACATTTATatgcatatatacacacatacagtATAGACACACATGTATGTACATGtatatcgagccgggggtctcactggaagcagcctctctattcctacggggtagaggtaaggctgtctacatcttaccctcctcagaccctacctttgctttgctattggtgggatttactgagtatgatgatgatgatgatgatgatgtatgtACGTGTATATATATAACGAGATCATCCCAAGCCGTCTGGAATCCCGATTCAATTGCATACATTCCAATAGAAAACTGTGTGAAAGCTGAAAATGCCTCCGGCTATACGTGAATGCCGTCTCTTCGTCTCCGGCAATTCGTAACTGTCGTCTCTTCGTCCCCGGCGATTCGTAACCACCGCCTCATTATCTCCGGTGATTCGTAGTTTACTGGAATAAAAAGTGTGCAAAGGAGACGTGAGTTTGTGAGGTTTAACTGAGAAATGAGAATCAATATGGTGCGATAAGTGATGACATCAGATCTAGAGAGAAGAAAAGATGAGGAAACCCTAGACCCGAACAACCCGTTTCTTCTCTTCTCAACCCAGACTGACCCGTCAACACCCATGATAAGTTTTAAAAGGCCCACAGTGACCCATATTTAGACCTACGGGTCGGGATTGCCCCCCATAGTTGAAGCAATAATAAGCGTTTCCTGCACATTATGACTGATGGTTGAGCTGTCTACTGCATTTCAGATAGTTGCAGCGCGCGCAATGTGGATGAAGGAGTTACAAAAGCAAAGCAAACCCGGACCAGAATCTTTTGATTCACACACGTTAGATCATCATGAAGATTTCAACACCACTTCATCCGATTCTCCTATTGCAAACGCGTCAGAGAGAACCACTCATGCTTTTGAACCTGCAACTTATAACACAGTTTCAGAAGAACAACCAGATTTGACCAAAGAAGATGGGTCAACATCAACAAAGGATGCATCAGATCAGAGGGTAGTTTCGTCTTTTACAATGCCTCCTATTGAGGATTTCGATGACGATGAGGACGATTGGATCCATGAGAATTCGGAGCTAGATGGATACGATGGGCCCGATGTTCCTATTGGAGCTGAAGAAGACATCTCGTTTAGTGATCTTGAGGATGATGATTGTATGAAGTTCCATAATCATCTAAAATAGATCGCCCAGAGCTAGGGTTTCAATTCTAAAACGGGCTCGTTGATGCAGACTTATTGACTTCTGAACTGGGACCCGCGTTGTCCATCCAACAAGATCACAGTCGGTCCGAGACTGATAAGCATGAAGGTGATCTTTGTTCAAGGATATCTTTGCAACAAGTGTACAGGTAAACAGTGTGTGGTATTGCAATGTGTTCATGCCGTTGGAGTGCTTTCTTGAAGATTGAGCAGATGAAATTTTGAATtcttttactttttattttattttattttatttgtttactATACTATTTTTTCATGAATTCATGAAGATCTTGGATTTTTTGTACAAAGTCTCTGGGAATGAATATTGTTGAAGATAAACTGAAGAAGTCATGTATTATTTATTTAACATTATTATCAATCAAACTGTATGTTTATGTTCTTTTTATTGTTCTTGTGGGTTGTTTGATTAAAAAAAGTTGTCGCAAACCAAAAAATCGAAAGAGAACAAATCAAAGGAGTACAATTCGAAACGATAAGCAAGTGAGCAACAACAAATTGAATGAGAACAATAGAAATGACATACAAATCAGTCGGATTTGAAATATATCACAAACAAACGTCAAACACATGTAGTGTAATTACGGATACACTATAATGTTAATCGTACGCTTATTTAAGAAACTGTCACCAATTTATCTACCATATCATGTAGTGTAATCATCAATGCATACGATATACTATTAAAGTTTCAACTTATTTACGATATTGCCACTGCCTCGTTTTTTTATAATTAACTTGCATATCATGTTTCACTTGGTTGCAAAATACAACGCGTGAGTTTCTTTTCATCTGGAAGAACGGACGGTACAAATGTGATTCTTATGTGTTCTCAGATTTGGGGTTGTTTACATTTAAACTGTCAAGATTCACATACGGGTTTTAAAATTTTGACAATGAAAGCGTTAAGTGTATACAACAACTTTAAGCACATTTAAAACCTCCCACCAAGGATTAATTTGTAAGAACTTAACCATCGGGTGCTTAGAGATTACAACTTTGTAGCGTGAGTTGGACGAGTTGTAGCAGTGGATGAAGGAACCAAATGTTTCCCTCTATGTGTATTCACACCGAGCATTTCAATTGAAGCGGTGCTAGACTACGAACTTATGATTCAATATGTATTGCAAGTAGATGAGATGATAACACTTAAAATTCGTATAACATTTAAAGAATTTTTATCCTATATTTTGGTGTGTTTCCTTGTCCTATTTCACCCATAAAAGCAAGAAGAGCTACTGCCCAAAACTCCTTTTGAGATACCTTTTGGATGAGAAAATAAGGAGAGGAAGTCATAAACCCGAACTTAGAACATCATCAAACTCACACATTTGTTTTAAATTATACTACATTACTACTTAACAACTATTTTATAGGCGTAAGACTGTTTACGACCCGGTTTTTA encodes the following:
- the LOC110912713 gene encoding lateral signaling target protein 2 homolog — its product is MSWLARSLANSLQLDDQHHNNNNHPTTSTTTTTTTKQQFNQTNQQSNSQTLTSGVQEDLSEFTESLSRQIWGVASFLAPPPPPPPPPPLRHRTPTESDRNHGNSGIGDADDDDVSDLISPIDGSDLLRFEDGDGDRDVKDLECVGVTDEVLVFATNVAHHPETWLDFPLSEEEDSDDFEMSDTQWNHATLVEHLVPRLAALRIELCPIHMSESYFWKVYFVLLHPRLSKHDADLLSTPQIVAARAMWMKELQKQSKPGPESFDSHTLDHHEDFNTTSSDSPIANASERTTHAFEPATYNTVSEEQPDLTKEDGSTSTKDASDQRVVSSFTMPPIEDFDDDEDDWIHENSELDGYDGPDVPIGAEEDISFSDLEDDDCMKFHNHLK